The [Clostridium] colinum genome includes the window TTATATTATTTTTTCAGCTAAAATGCATATATTTTTATTAGCTATATTCAACTTATTTTTAATAATACTACAATTTTGATTATTAAATAAAATTTCCCAGTTACTATCTTTTAAAATAACTTCTTTATTATTTTCCCTATTATATACAATACATAATTTATCATATTCTTGTTTACAATTTTCTGTTTTAGTTAAATAAAATATTATTGTATTATCATCTTCTTCAAATTCTATTTTATCTACATAATTATTATCTGCATTACATAAAACAGGTAAAGTTTTTCTTAATTTTATAAGCTCTTTATAATAGTTTACTAAATCCTCAAATTTTTTTGTTCTTTCCCAATCTAAAGCATTTATTTTAGTTGAAGATTTATAGCTATTTTCATCACCTTCTTTTGTTCTTGCAAACTCTTCTCCTGCTTGAAAAAACGGTATACCACAAGTTGTAAACACTATACCTATTGCCAATTTATTTTGTCTAACTAATTCTTCATCATATAGTTTAAAATTTGGTTCTTTATTATTAGTTATAACTAATTTATCCCAAAGAGTTAAATTATCGTGTGCAGAAATATAATTTATAAACTGTTTGGGTAAATTAGCAGTAAAATTTTCTATTTTTTCATTATTCCATACTTTATAAAAATAATTTTTAAGATTAAAAAATGAATCTTTATCTCCATTTACATATCCACAATTTTTTTCTACAAAAACATCACCTTTTATTAAATCTCTGATAATATCACAAAATGCACTTATATTATTATCCAATAAATTTATATTTTCTTTATTAGCTGCTTTATATGCTTCTTTTATTGCAAGCTCTCCAGCTGACCAAGGCTCCCCATAAATCAAAATTTTGCCTTTACCAAATTCATTATCCAAGGCTTTTCTTATTTCATTCATAGTTTGTGTATCGTGTATTCCCATTAAGTCAAACCTAAACCCGTCTATATGATATTCTTTAGCCCAATATAAAATAGAATCTATCATATACTTTCTATACATAATATTATCACTTGCTGTTTCATTTCCACAATCAGACCCGTTGGAACACTCACCTTTTTCATTTATTCTGTAATAATAATAAGGAACTGTTTTATTAAAATTACTATCTAAACTATATGTATGGTTGTATACAACGTCCATAATTACGCCTATACCTTCACTATGTAGTGCTTTTATCATTTCTTTTGTTTCTTTTATTCTAACTTTTCCATCATATGGATTTGTAGAATAACTACCTTCAGGTACATTATAATTTATTGGGTCATAACCCCAATTAAAACAATCTTCTTTACTTGTTTCATCAATAGACCCAAAATCATAAAAAGGTAATAAATGTACATATGTTACACCTAAACTTTTTATATAATCTATTCCTGTTGGATAATTTTTATCTCCATATAAATTTGTTCCCTTTTGTGTAAAAGCTAAATATTTACCTCTATATTTTTCATCTATACAAGAATTCTCATTATAAGAAAAGTCTTTAATATGTAATTCATAAATAACTCTTTCTTCTATTGGTATGTTAGGCCTTTTATCATTTTCCCAACCTTTAGGGTTAGTATCTTCTAAATCTATAATCATACTTCTTATGCCATTAACACCACAAGCTTTAGCATTTATATCATTTGTTTCATTTGTTTCTCCATTAGCCGTTATAGTGTATGTATAATATAAATCTTTTAAATCTTCATTTATAGTTATGCTCCACACACCTTTTTCTTTTTGGCTCATATTGTAGCTATTAATCTTTTTATCTTCTTTTTCCTCTTTACTACCTTTAGTATATAAATTTAATATTATATTTTGTGCAGTAGGTGCCCATATTTTAAATATAGTTTTTTCACCACTGTATTGATATCCTAAATCATTTTCTAAATATGTATACTGCTCTTCAAACTCTTTAGATGTAAAAATTTCTTTCCATTCTAGTGAAGATTTTTTTTCGTTTATTTTCATATTAATCACCTTTTATTATACATATAAATATTCAATTTTTTAAAAGAGAGTATACATTAAAATACACTCTCTTAAAAAGATTAATATCTATTAGTTTTTAATATCCAATTATTATATTTTTCTATTTTATTATTTAATAAATCATAATTATTTAACTTCCATTGCCAATTAGGGCTACCTATAGTTGATGGAGTGTTAATTCTTGCTTCATCATCTAAATTTAATATATCTTGGATAGGTATTACAACAAGATTTGATACACTATCTAAACATCTATAAATCATTTTATCTATAATATTATCTCCGTCATATGTATCAAACATTTTTTTAATATTTTCTTGGTCTTCTTTATCAAAGCTATTATATGCGCCTTTTAGAGTTTGATTATCGTGAGTACCAGTATATAAAATAGTTTTTTCTGTTTCTTTAAAATCATTGTTAGTTTCTTTTGGATTTAGTTCAAATTGTAATATTTTCATACCACTTAATTTATAATAATCTCTAAGTTCTAATACTTGTGGTCTTAATTCTCCTAAATCTTCTACAACTATTTTTATATCTGGCATAGTTTCAAATATTTTATCAAACAAAGCATAACCTGGAGCCTCTACCCATTCACCTTCTATAGCCGTTTCACAACTAGACGGTATTTTCCAATAAGTATCAAATGCTCTAAAATGGTCTATTCTTATAATGTCATATATTTTTTTATTCCAATTTAGTCTATCTATCCAAAATTTAAATCCATCTTTTTCTAAATAATCCCAATTATAGATAGGGTTACCCCATCTTTGCCCTGTTTTACTAAAATAATCTGGTGGTACACCTGCTATAAACGTTGGATTGCCCTTTTCATCTAATAAAAAGTTTTCTTTATTTTCCCAAACATCAACAGAGTCTATCCCTACATATATAGGTATATCACCTAATATTTCTATTCCATTATCATTTGCATATTTTTTAAGCTCAAACCACTGTTTATAAAATAAAAATTGAACAAAATTTTCATACTCTATACTATCTTTTAAGTTATTTAATTCTTCTTTTGTATCTATCCATTTTTTATCTTGTTCATTCCATTCTATCCAACATTTTAAATTATTATTTTTCTTTAATGTAATAAATGTTGCATAAGTTTTAGCCCATTTATTTTCTTCTTTAAATTTTAAAAATTCATCTTTAAAAATTCCTTTTTCATTCATAGTAGAAAATGCTTCTTTAAAATATTTTTGTTTAAATATTCTTGCTTTTTCATAATCAACTTTTTCTTCTTTATAATCAATACGCTCTATATTTTCAACAAGTTGCATTTCTTTTAGCTTTTCAATAGATATATATATTTCTTCACCTGCATAAGATGAATAAGGTTGATAAGGTGAATTTCCATATCCAATAGGGTTTAGTGGTAATATTTGCCATACTTTAAATTTAGCTTTTTTAATTATATCTACAAACTTGTAAGCCTCTTTACCAAAATCTCCTACATATTGTTTGCTTGGTAAAGAAAATATAGGCATTAATACTCCTGCTTTTCTATCCATATAATCCTCCATTATAATACTATTTTAATTTCCAAATATCTTTGTTATACTCTTCTATTGTTCTATCTGATGAGAAAAATCCTGCTTTTGCTATGTTTATTAACGAAGATTTTAACCATTTTTCTCTATTATTATAATCTTCTAATGCTTTATCTTTTGTTTTTATATAATCTTCTATATCTAATAAAGTCATAAACCAATCTTTGTTTAATATTTCATTATATAATCTTTCTAAATTTTCTTTTCTACCAACAGATAAAACTTTTTCATTTATTATAAAATCTACAACTTCTTTTATTATTGGGCTTTTTTCATAATAATCTTTAGAGATATAATCCTTATTTTTATAGTGGTTTATAACTGCTTCAGATTTTTCTCCAAATATATAAATATTTTCTTCACCAACAAGCTCACATATTTCTACATTTGCTCCATCCAAAGTACCTAAAGTTAGTGCTCCGTTTAACATAAATTTCATATTACCAGTTCCGCTAGCTTCTTTACTAGCTAAAGAGATTTGTTCTGATATATCACAACCAGGAATAAGTTTTTCTGCTTTAGACACATTATAATTTTCTATAAATACAATTTTAATATATTTAGATACTTCTTCATCTTTTTCTATAATTTCTTGCATACATAATATAAAATGTATTATATCTTTTGCTATTATATAAGCAGGAGCTGCTTTAGCCCCAAAAATAAAAGTTATAGGCTTAGTTGGTATATTACCTTTTTTTATCTCTAAATATTTATACACAATATATAAAGCATTCATTTGTTGTCTTTTATATTCGTGTAATCTTTTTATTTGTATATCAAATATAGAATTTTCATCTATATCTATATTTTGTGTTAATTTTATATACTCTTTTAATTGTTTCTTTTTAATATTTTTTATTTCACCTATTTTATTTATAACATTTGTATCATCTACAAAGTCTAATAATTTTTCTAACTTTGTAGCATCTTTTTTATATTCATTACCTATTAAAGACGTAATATAATCTGATAGCTCAT containing:
- the pulA gene encoding type I pullulanase, translated to MKINEKKSSLEWKEIFTSKEFEEQYTYLENDLGYQYSGEKTIFKIWAPTAQNIILNLYTKGSKEEKEDKKINSYNMSQKEKGVWSITINEDLKDLYYTYTITANGETNETNDINAKACGVNGIRSMIIDLEDTNPKGWENDKRPNIPIEERVIYELHIKDFSYNENSCIDEKYRGKYLAFTQKGTNLYGDKNYPTGIDYIKSLGVTYVHLLPFYDFGSIDETSKEDCFNWGYDPINYNVPEGSYSTNPYDGKVRIKETKEMIKALHSEGIGVIMDVVYNHTYSLDSNFNKTVPYYYYRINEKGECSNGSDCGNETASDNIMYRKYMIDSILYWAKEYHIDGFRFDLMGIHDTQTMNEIRKALDNEFGKGKILIYGEPWSAGELAIKEAYKAANKENINLLDNNISAFCDIIRDLIKGDVFVEKNCGYVNGDKDSFFNLKNYFYKVWNNEKIENFTANLPKQFINYISAHDNLTLWDKLVITNNKEPNFKLYDEELVRQNKLAIGIVFTTCGIPFFQAGEEFARTKEGDENSYKSSTKINALDWERTKKFEDLVNYYKELIKLRKTLPVLCNADNNYVDKIEFEEDDNTIIFYLTKTENCKQEYDKLCIVYNRENNKEVILKDSNWEILFNNQNCSIIKNKLNIANKNICILAEKII
- the malQ gene encoding 4-alpha-glucanotransferase, whose amino-acid sequence is MDRKAGVLMPIFSLPSKQYVGDFGKEAYKFVDIIKKAKFKVWQILPLNPIGYGNSPYQPYSSYAGEEIYISIEKLKEMQLVENIERIDYKEEKVDYEKARIFKQKYFKEAFSTMNEKGIFKDEFLKFKEENKWAKTYATFITLKKNNNLKCWIEWNEQDKKWIDTKEELNNLKDSIEYENFVQFLFYKQWFELKKYANDNGIEILGDIPIYVGIDSVDVWENKENFLLDEKGNPTFIAGVPPDYFSKTGQRWGNPIYNWDYLEKDGFKFWIDRLNWNKKIYDIIRIDHFRAFDTYWKIPSSCETAIEGEWVEAPGYALFDKIFETMPDIKIVVEDLGELRPQVLELRDYYKLSGMKILQFELNPKETNNDFKETEKTILYTGTHDNQTLKGAYNSFDKEDQENIKKMFDTYDGDNIIDKMIYRCLDSVSNLVVIPIQDILNLDDEARINTPSTIGSPNWQWKLNNYDLLNNKIEKYNNWILKTNRY